A genomic region of Bdellovibrionales bacterium contains the following coding sequences:
- a CDS encoding SDR family oxidoreductase: MAKILITGATGGFGLLTVQQLIKEGHKVVGTARDIRGRNQAKTKELEALGAKIVELDLTNDASVERGVKAATSAWGGIEVLINNAGVGVLGLTESFTSEDIKKIFDVNVFGTHRLIRAIAPSMRKAGSGLIINISSLLGRVTVPFYGPYNASKWALEGLTENYRTELSQFGVEVCLVEPGGYPTTFIDNLVRPSDRDRSKDYGPMGEMAESFLKGFEQALAANPAQDPQKVAQAIIQLVKSPQGTRSFRTVVDSMGMGGPVDEYNNVLKKITEGIYGNFGIGHLLKVKAK; encoded by the coding sequence GTGGCAAAAATTCTGATCACTGGCGCGACGGGCGGATTTGGTTTGTTGACCGTACAACAATTGATTAAGGAAGGACACAAGGTCGTAGGAACCGCACGTGATATTCGGGGTCGTAATCAGGCCAAGACTAAGGAACTGGAAGCCTTAGGAGCTAAAATTGTTGAATTGGATCTGACGAACGATGCAAGTGTTGAACGTGGGGTCAAAGCCGCAACGAGTGCTTGGGGTGGAATTGAAGTTCTGATCAACAATGCGGGCGTTGGGGTTCTCGGATTGACGGAGTCCTTTACCTCTGAAGATATCAAGAAAATATTTGATGTGAACGTATTTGGTACCCACCGGTTGATTCGGGCCATTGCTCCGTCTATGAGAAAGGCTGGCAGTGGCCTTATTATCAACATCTCAAGCTTGCTTGGAAGAGTGACTGTGCCCTTTTATGGTCCGTACAATGCCTCCAAGTGGGCTTTAGAGGGACTCACTGAGAATTATCGCACTGAACTTTCCCAATTTGGAGTTGAGGTTTGTCTTGTGGAGCCAGGAGGTTATCCCACAACTTTTATTGATAACCTTGTTCGTCCAAGTGATCGCGATAGATCCAAGGACTACGGTCCAATGGGTGAAATGGCTGAGTCTTTTCTAAAAGGCTTTGAACAAGCTCTCGCTGCAAATCCCGCTCAAGATCCGCAAAAGGTTGCTCAAGCGATCATCCAATTAGTCAAGTCTCCTCAAGGAACCCGGTCTTTTCGAACTGTTGTTGACAGCATGGGAATGGGCGGACCTGTAGACGAGTACAACAATGTTCTTAAAAAAATCACCGAGGGCATCTACGGAAACTTTGGAATCGGACATCTGCTCAAAGTAAAAGCCAAGTAG
- a CDS encoding ADP-ribosylglycohydrolase family protein translates to MKPHLSCSLKISFLLFAVFVGFGFFASYSSSATEPHLRDGGKADRARGSLLGLAYGDALGLLTESLARDEILEIYGERGLVSLDLQLPLGRIWNKLGERRFYRTRIPGFTSDDTQQAMALLLVALNHRKWGDEATREFGALLVSGFEAGAWRGYGKMFSGAADKLRQGMDYRSSGSASSGIGAAMRVAPLAGLLDWSESDLALAAVTSSLVTHADLRAAAMSFAVFKAARMFVLGQTAAEIREELPREVRAIELYLIGELTGSMNRVAGIAGQLNRPGWPFDQAWPFDQTDRHSVSNVLGEVLQWAGGLQISHAEISDFVLKKGESYVESRFRRHIHPNNPFVLLGGVHALALALQDNADPLEILRYIVNLGDDTDTVAAIAGGILGARFGTDWIPETEFHDRGRIKMYADRLVSGGLAEDPEVFLEREARLTQAEQSFQRSKLAEWKANSCRVLVALPGTYIPIAK, encoded by the coding sequence GTGAAGCCTCATCTCTCTTGCTCCCTCAAAATTAGCTTTCTATTGTTTGCTGTTTTTGTTGGGTTTGGTTTTTTTGCTAGCTATTCCTCCTCTGCGACAGAACCGCATTTGAGAGATGGTGGAAAAGCGGACCGGGCAAGGGGTTCACTTTTAGGTTTAGCATACGGAGATGCTCTGGGCCTCCTGACCGAGAGCTTAGCAAGAGATGAAATTCTAGAAATCTATGGGGAGAGGGGTCTTGTGTCTTTGGATCTCCAGCTGCCTCTAGGAAGAATATGGAACAAGCTTGGAGAAAGACGTTTTTATCGAACGAGAATTCCAGGGTTTACGAGTGATGACACTCAGCAGGCCATGGCGCTTCTTTTGGTAGCACTCAATCATCGAAAATGGGGAGATGAGGCCACGAGAGAGTTTGGTGCTCTGTTGGTGTCGGGGTTTGAAGCTGGCGCGTGGAGGGGCTATGGTAAGATGTTCTCGGGTGCTGCCGATAAGCTCCGGCAGGGAATGGATTACAGATCTTCGGGATCGGCTTCGAGTGGTATTGGAGCTGCAATGCGGGTGGCTCCGCTGGCCGGACTTCTTGATTGGTCGGAAAGTGATTTGGCCTTGGCCGCTGTGACCAGTAGTTTAGTGACTCATGCAGATTTGCGCGCAGCTGCAATGAGTTTTGCCGTTTTCAAGGCAGCGAGAATGTTTGTCCTGGGACAAACGGCTGCTGAAATTCGAGAGGAACTTCCTCGTGAGGTTCGCGCTATAGAACTGTATTTGATTGGAGAGCTGACAGGTTCGATGAACAGAGTGGCGGGGATTGCAGGCCAGCTCAATCGGCCGGGATGGCCTTTTGATCAGGCATGGCCATTTGATCAGACTGATCGACATTCGGTATCAAACGTTCTCGGAGAAGTATTGCAGTGGGCAGGGGGGCTTCAGATTTCACATGCGGAAATCTCAGACTTCGTTCTTAAAAAGGGTGAGTCTTATGTCGAGTCTAGATTTAGACGTCATATTCATCCGAATAACCCCTTTGTACTATTGGGTGGAGTTCATGCACTCGCGCTTGCTTTGCAGGATAATGCTGATCCATTGGAAATTCTCAGATACATCGTCAATTTGGGAGATGATACGGACACCGTCGCAGCAATAGCTGGGGGTATTTTAGGTGCTCGTTTCGGCACTGATTGGATCCCAGAGACAGAGTTCCACGATCGCGGGCGGATTAAAATGTACGCTGACAGATTGGTTTCGGGGGGCCTTGCTGAAGACCCTGAAGTATTTTTAGAACGTGAGGCAAGGCTCACCCAGGCGGAGCAATCATTTCAGAGAAGTAAACTCGCAGAATGGAAAGCGAATAGCTGCAGAGTATTGGTGGCATTGCCTGGCACTTATATACCCATTGCTAAATGA